A single genomic interval of Rosistilla ulvae harbors:
- a CDS encoding CatB-related O-acetyltransferase — MHGPDPHTQHPLAGFPQVGYLKPILAAAEVENIIVGDYTYYDDPAGPERFIDNVLYHFPFIGDKLTIGKFCAIGRGVKFIMNGANHPMAGVSTYPFWIFGKGWESNAPAVGSLPHKGDTVVENDVWIGYEATIMPGVKIGNGAIIAAKSVVTSDVPAYTIVGGNPAREIRCRFADPDADRLTTIAWWDWPAPKITQHLASIAGADIDELERVSKAGE, encoded by the coding sequence ATGCACGGTCCCGATCCCCACACCCAACATCCGCTGGCTGGCTTTCCTCAAGTCGGCTACCTCAAGCCGATTCTTGCGGCGGCGGAAGTCGAAAACATCATCGTCGGTGACTACACCTACTACGACGATCCCGCGGGCCCCGAGCGATTCATCGACAATGTGCTGTATCACTTTCCCTTCATCGGCGACAAGCTGACGATCGGCAAGTTCTGTGCGATCGGCCGCGGCGTCAAGTTCATCATGAATGGAGCCAACCATCCGATGGCTGGCGTCAGTACGTATCCCTTTTGGATCTTTGGCAAAGGCTGGGAGTCCAACGCGCCCGCCGTGGGCTCGCTGCCACACAAAGGTGATACCGTCGTCGAAAACGATGTCTGGATTGGATACGAAGCGACGATCATGCCGGGCGTGAAGATCGGCAACGGTGCGATCATCGCCGCGAAGTCGGTGGTCACTTCCGATGTCCCCGCTTACACGATCGTCGGCGGCAACCCAGCCCGCGAGATCCGATGCCGGTTTGCCGACCCCGACGCGGATCGACTGACAACAATCGCTTGGTGGGACTGGCCCGCACCGAAGATCACTCAGCACTTGGCCAGCATTGCGGGAGCCGATATCGATGAACTCGAGCGAGTGTCGAAGGCCGGCGAGTGA
- a CDS encoding sensor domain-containing diguanylate cyclase, whose protein sequence is MKRFGTTTRIAFAMAMWTATVLLTLRMTGLLDDGSSQQIQARTQLCEVIAVSCSQFASRDDQAAIEVALRALTARNDDVLSAACRKADGSLAFASQGHQANWSRRDGEASSSTCIQVPVMQGDRAWGQIEVCFQSPTATGLLGFLALPSVKLTVLTTLGCLVGFQLLLRRCFNQLDPNQAVPERVRSALDTMAEGVVVLDEKYRINLANQQFADMIGCTVDECQGKNIDWFPWDTQDERPLSELLSELNGVDPKIFDNIKLRKSETCRRTLKPNASRILNKQGECKGMLLSLDDVSVLEEQNEQLRFLATRDPMTSCLNRRSFFEYLEEAWNSAIRCKHSISCLMVDVDHFKGINDSFGHAVGDDVLKSVSAALLDTARDSDYVCRYGGEEFCVLLQHSDIEGAACAGERYRAAIEALQFPQLSVTASLGCSSGDLGAESAEQMLEQADQSLYAAKRNGRNQVARFDRLESTVQEIDAVAEPNNSTAEESLLDSVKDLISDARDAGSTSVSVDRLNVAIKESSQHPSS, encoded by the coding sequence ATGAAACGATTTGGCACAACAACCCGGATTGCATTTGCGATGGCGATGTGGACCGCAACCGTCCTGCTGACCCTACGCATGACGGGGCTACTGGACGACGGATCGTCACAGCAAATTCAAGCGCGGACACAATTATGCGAAGTGATCGCCGTCAGCTGTTCTCAATTTGCGTCGCGCGATGACCAAGCGGCGATCGAAGTCGCCTTGCGCGCACTCACCGCCCGAAACGATGACGTCCTCTCCGCTGCCTGCCGAAAGGCCGATGGATCGCTGGCGTTTGCATCGCAAGGGCATCAAGCAAATTGGAGCCGACGCGATGGCGAGGCTTCGTCGAGCACGTGCATCCAGGTCCCTGTGATGCAAGGCGACCGGGCGTGGGGGCAGATCGAAGTCTGCTTTCAGTCGCCAACCGCAACGGGGCTACTGGGGTTCCTCGCTCTGCCCTCGGTCAAGCTGACGGTTCTGACCACGCTTGGCTGCCTGGTCGGTTTCCAACTGCTGCTGCGCCGTTGCTTCAATCAACTCGATCCCAACCAAGCGGTTCCCGAACGCGTCCGATCGGCCCTGGATACCATGGCCGAAGGCGTGGTGGTGCTCGATGAAAAGTATCGCATCAACCTCGCGAACCAGCAATTTGCCGACATGATCGGCTGCACCGTCGACGAATGCCAAGGCAAAAACATCGATTGGTTCCCCTGGGACACGCAGGACGAACGTCCGTTGAGCGAGTTGTTGAGCGAGCTGAACGGGGTGGATCCGAAGATCTTTGATAACATCAAGCTGCGAAAATCGGAGACGTGCCGGCGGACGCTGAAGCCCAACGCCAGCCGGATCTTGAACAAGCAGGGTGAATGCAAAGGGATGCTGTTGAGCTTGGATGATGTCTCGGTGCTGGAAGAGCAAAACGAGCAACTGCGTTTCCTGGCGACCCGCGATCCGATGACGTCCTGTCTGAATCGCCGTTCCTTTTTCGAGTACTTGGAAGAGGCATGGAACTCGGCGATACGGTGCAAGCACTCCATCAGCTGCCTGATGGTCGACGTCGATCACTTCAAGGGAATCAACGATTCGTTTGGGCACGCCGTAGGAGACGATGTGCTCAAAAGCGTTTCGGCGGCGTTGCTGGATACCGCCCGCGATTCCGATTACGTTTGCCGCTACGGCGGCGAAGAGTTTTGTGTCCTGCTGCAACACAGCGATATCGAGGGGGCCGCGTGTGCCGGCGAACGCTACCGCGCGGCGATCGAAGCGCTTCAGTTTCCGCAATTGAGCGTCACGGCCAGCCTCGGCTGTTCCAGCGGCGACCTGGGAGCGGAGTCTGCTGAACAGATGCTCGAACAAGCCGACCAGTCGCTCTACGCTGCCAAGCGAAACGGACGCAATCAGGTCGCGCGATTTGATCGCCTGGAATCGACCGTCCAGGAAATCGACGCAGTGGCAGAACCGAACAACTCCACCGCCGAGGAATCGCTGCTCGATTCGGTCAAAGATTTGATCAGCGATGCACGCGATGCGGGATCGACAAGCGTCAGTGTGGATCGACTGAACGTTGCGATCAAAGAGAGTTCTCAACACCCAAGCAGCTAA